TTGAactttcaataattgagtgattttgagtgggCTGTTCTAATTTTTTagaattttgatggaattggtaaaaaaatctaattcttcatctttttctggTTACTAAGAGGTAGCTTGCTTGGCGTTACTACTCTTCTTGAGATTTTTGATGGATACCTTTGACGCTGCCCTAAAGCCCATAAAATCATTAAAATTTGGCTTGAGAACGGTCAATCCATTGGGTAATTCAAACTGAACTGTAATGGCAATCTCCACctgtggcagaaagtggccaaaatgagatgtttttttctttggggcCTGTTCTCTGGCCTCTTCCGATTTTCATCTGGCATGTTTTAATAGCTATTTTGATATGTTCGGAGTCCAGGGATCTGGCAGCACTGTATTCTAGTGCCTGATTCTCAGAGAGTTTGGAAGTCGAGAGAGTGGTCAACGTGGTCGGTGGAGTCCTGGTGTTGAAAGTGTTCATCTTCCCTTGTTTATCTGTGATCGATGGATCGACCCGGACTCTGAAGGATGTCCATGTTAAGTGAACCCCGTCGTCGCCAAAAGTGGACGCTCAATCCGCGTGGTAATCTCTGGGCACAAGGTCAGTGAAAACCATCCCAAAACCATTCAGCCCTTCATCCAACACCCAGTCAATCAGTTAGTCCTCCCCGCCCACACGCCCCCTTCAATTTGGGtagctctttctctctctctctctcactctctttctttcactctcaCTCACATTGTCACTCAGTAGAGTCAACTCAAGCCACACCCACCTCCGGGCGTGCCCGTGGTTGTTCAGGAGTTGGGCCATTGGCGCCGAAAATATTACAGCCGATTTAGACATGGCTGCTAACAATTTTTTCGGCTATCCAGCCCCGCCCCACGCTACGCCCACCTACTCGGCCCCGCCCAATCCCGCCGCTGCCGGTTATGCCCCGGGCCCACCCGTGGCCGTAGCTAGCGCCCCACCCACCGGCGTGCCGCCGAGCGGACCCAATCCGGCGGCTGTGGCCTACAATGCGGCTTCCGTGGCGCCCACTTATCGAGCCGCCCCGGCCGCGGTCGTGGCTTATTCGGCCTATCAACCGCCGCATCAAAGTACGGTTAGTTACGCGGCCGCCCCCGTGGCCAGTGTGGCTGCTCCGCCCACGGTGACCGCCTCTTATCCGGTCCCGGCCACTTATGGCCAGTATCCGCCTCCCCCGGGTCCGGGTCAGCCCGTCTATGATCCCAGCAAGCAAGCCGCGCCCACCTATAACCATCCTTATCCCAGCAACGTGGGCGTGACCGTGTCGTATTCGGTCTCGGACCCGCATTATCAAGCCCGCCCCGTGTACAGCAATAACTCCACCGTCAATGTGGTGGCCCGCCCCGCCGTCATCAACGCGCCCCGCCCCAGCTACACCACCTACGCCCAGAGCTCGTCCACCTCGTCTTACACGTATGGGGCCGCCCCAGCTCCCATGGCCGGTCCACCCACCGGTCCACCTAATCAGCCCAAAGCCAACATCTATCTCACGGGGCAGCCCAACCCGCCGGCCATGGGCTTGGCCGCCTTGCCGCCCGGCGTTCAACCGCCTCCGCCCGTGGCCAAAGTGGGTCCGCCTCATTGGATTCGGGCCCAAGTCCCGCCCGGTCCGTTGCCCGGGCCCCATCCGCCCCGCATCTTGGCGCCTGCCGGTCTGACCCATCAAAGAGCGTACAAGCCACGGGTAGCGCCCAAACCGCAACAACTACACTATTGTGAGGTCTGCAAGATTTCGTGCGCGGGGCCCCAGACCTACAAAGAGCACTTGGAAGGCCAAAAGCACAAGAAAAAAGAGGCCGCACTCAAAACGGGCTCCCACGGGCCGTCCACTCGGAGTGGTAGTGCCTTGCGTTGCGAGTTATGTGATGTGACATGCACGGGCTCGGATGCGTATGCCGCTCATATTCGCGGTTCGAAGCATCAAAAAGTGGTCAAGCTCCATACCAAACTGGGCAAGCCCATTCCTTCGGTTGATCCCGTTCTGGTCACTAAATCCAGTGAAACCGAAAGTGTCCCGGCCAATACTCCGCCCGTGGCTGTGGTCAACACCAGTTCGAATGCCGGACCCGCCAAAACAGTGCACTTGGCTGCGGCCACGGCGCCCAAACCGGTACCCGTCCCGAAGATCACATTTGTAGGCGCTCATCAAGCCAAAACCGAGCCTGAAATCAGTAAGTCTGGCCATAGCTCTGTTCTTCAAAATGAGGTCACGATTCCCCGACTGCCCGATGAAAAGGATATTCAACCCGTGGGCCATGACTACATAGAAGAGATCAAGAGCGACGATGGGAAGATAACCAGTTTCAATTGCAAGCTTTGCGATTGCAAATTCAATGATCCGAACGCCAAAGAGATGCACATGAAAGGTCGTCGACATCGGTTGCAGTACAAAAAGAAGGTCAATCCTGATCTAGTTGTGGATATAAAGCCGTCACTTCGACAGCGTAAGATCGCCGAAGAACGAGCCAAACGATGCCAAGCCCGTGAAGAATTCTGGAAGCGACGGGAGGAGGAGTTCAAGatgttggaggaggaggaacgaGCCTTTTGGGAGGAGCGACGCCgttttgaagaggaaaatggcGGCCTCCACGATTGGCATCGAGGGCGGTTCCCGGGTCCTCGCGGATCGGGTCCCATGCCTCCCCGATTTGGACCGCACATGTTCGGGTTCCCACCCATGATGAGAAGACCCGACACCATTGAAGATCGCCACGTGAACGCCAAACATTCGCAAATATACCCGAACGACCCGGATTTAGAACTGATCCGCAGCCTCGTCAATCAAACTGAAAAGGCCCTGAAAATGGTCTCGGATGAATTGGCAGTGGCCGAGGGTCAAGCGGACAGCAAAACTGGTAAAGTGGAAAAACCAGACCCCAACGCGGGAAGAGATCTGAAAGGTGTTATGCGAGTGGGGATTTTGGCCAAAGGCTTGATTTTAAACGGAGACCACCAAGTACGGATTGTAGTTTTATGCGGAAAGAAACCTACTTCATCTCTTTTGGATAAAGTAGTGAATCTCTTACCCGGGCAAATGGCCAAGCTCTCCACGGATGTCGAGTACACCCTCGAGAAGCTCATGGAGAAGGCAGGTTTTACTTTGACCACTAAGAAGGACATGGAGACCACCAAGAAGAAGGCCATTCTTGAAGTCACCCTAACCTCTCCATTAATCCGGGACGAGGCCTCACCATCCAGTGGTCCTGACCCCGAGGATCTCCTAGACCTAGACGTGTGCAAAGAGGCTCTCGCCGCTCTTCGCCATGCTAAATGGTTTCAAGCTCGTGCTGCCCAATTACACTCGGCCGTTACTCTTATTCGGGTCCTGAGACACTTGTTCTCGAAGGTCCCGGCTTGGCAACCCATTAACTTGTTCACTCTTGAGCTGCTGGTCGAGAAATGCTTGGCCTCCGTTGGGGGACCACTGTCCCCTGGAGACGGATTTCGCCGCGTCTTCGAGGCCCTTGCCTCCGGTATTCTATACTCTGACTCGCCCGGATTTCTCGATCCTTGCGAACGGGAACCACGAGACACGGCCGCCAATTTGACGCCTCAGCAACGAGAGGACATCGCGTCAAGCGCTCAGCATGCGTTAAGGTTGATCGCCTTTCGACAGGTTCACAAGGTCCTGTGCATGGAGGCGTTGCCACCACCCAAGTCTGGGGCCCGGCGATTCACTCGCAAACGCCGTCTGGACGAGTCTTCAACATCGGAAATGTTGGGCGATGAGGAATCCGGTgagaaaaaagacaagaaagagaCTGGAGCATCGTCGGCTCTAGGTCGAGCTGAAGAAACGGCGGCTCAAGGCAAGGTTGGAGATACTTCTGTGGATGGAGGTGGAGAGGGATCGTCCAAGGAAGCTAAAGCTGAGGATGGAACTCAGACTGAGTAAGCAATCCAGGTGTTGTTGGTTGAGCTTGTGAATCGtacaagagaaagagagagggaaagataAGTTACTGAGGATTGGGGAGAAATAAGAGCGTGTTGTTAGCAGGCTGATGGACTGGTGCGAAAGACATTCAGACCTTAAGAGATCATGATGACCACAGATTAGTGACAGACTGAAACCTTCCTCTATCTTCGCAaccaatgaaagaaagaaccaTGTGCAGTTTTCGAATCGGTTTGTTTTGTGATTTAATGAGATGCTTGCTGATTTTCCATGAATTGTGTACTATACAATACAATtgatattattatcatcatcatcttcttctacttctgAATGGCCTCTGTGAATATTTTCGAATAAAAGAAAACCTGTCCCATTAATTGTGAAACAACCGAGGTTCAATTTCGAAAACATGAATTTCACGCATGACGATCCAAAATCTCCCGTCCACCACCAACGCTTCGAGATATTTTGGATAGTCATTTGTAAAGTCTTTCGAATAGTGGAACAGAAATAGGGCCGGGTTTGTTCCCGAAAGTCCAAGCACAATGAGCGCACAATATCAACCTCATTGGACTTTCGAAGCTGCCTGTTGCAATTGCCATAGAACAATGGAGATCAAACTAAATTCGAACCCGAGGGAACTTCGCCGAGAAATGAAGGTGACCTTGTCTTCCAAATTCGTTTGATCCGCTATTGATTTGGGATCATGGTGAGAACTTGGAATGGGGCTGACGACCAAACATACCAATCACTAACCAAAGAAAGACATGCATTGGAATCGGGCGTGACATTGACGGTGCTCTCGATGGAACCAGGTCACTGACACGccttctcctcgtcctcccTCTCAAAACTATTTCTCCCGGATTGCCAAATTCAATCTGAGATGACGAGCCCGTTTGGAGATCTTCAATGCTTAACAACCAACATGCGGGTGGGCGTGGTGTGTGGAGACAGGCGCATTTTTTAATTATTAGTCTCGTATTCAAAAGCATTGAGGAATCTCCACAAGCAAGCACGTACGTATTTGGCAGAGTTTGAGAATCGATCGCCTTTTTTCCCGGCGGCATATGAGTCGTACCAACAAGATCGATTTCTCAAACTGGCAAGTAAGTGCCCCACCATGGACTTCTACTATACCCTACAGAGCCCGtgttgtatgtacgtactcgGTGTGTCTAAGGATCTTGGAACTGAAACGCAATACAATTTGGCTTCGTTTGTCATGCTTTCCTCGTTTGATTTGTGTCCCAATTTAGTTCCAATACCTCAATCTATTTTCTGCAAGTTCGTCACTTTGAAACTTGGGCTTTGAGACCAAAATTTGAGATGCACCTGGTACCTTTTATGATTAACATTGAGTTTCCGTTGTTGATTTAGTTGTCTCGTCTGCTTCCCAGAGCACCAAAACTAAATTCATTTACTAATGTTTGCAGATGAAACCAAATTCGGACAGAAACTCATGGAAAAAATGGGCTGGGAAAAGGGGCGTGGATTAGGCGCCAGTGAACAAGGCAATGTGGATATCATCACTTTGAAGCACAAAGACGATTCCAAAGGTATCGGATTCAAAGGTCACGACGACACATGGATTGCCCACCAAGACGGCTTCTCCTCGGTTTTGGCCGCATTGAATGCGGCCCACGGTCCCGAAGACGAGGCTGAAGTCGATATTGAGATCAAAGAGAACTCCACCGAGGAGAAAAAGTCCCTGGAGACTACATCCAAATCACGAAAGAGACGGGTGCAGTAAGTATTTAAACATTGTCAGCCCCCAAGAAATGATCACTTCAATTTGAGGTCTTTTTAAAGCTATCACAAATTCACACGAGGCAAGGATTTAAGCCGGTATTCCACCACGGATCTGGAATGTATTTTGGGTTCTCAAGCCGTGGATCTTAAACGTAAAAAGGCTGCGGAAGCATCCgatgaagaggatgaagaagaatccTCAATGACGCCCATGATTGGCTTTCAACAGAACGGAAGTGATCAGGAAAAGACAGAAGATGTCACCCAGAAGGAGCATGGTCTTGTGACGATTAAGCGTGGGAGCATGAATGCGTATTTTGCCGAGAAAATGGCAGCCTTAAAGGCCAAACGCAACGGGTCGCATATGGAAACTGAGACCTATGAAAAGGTCGAGACCGATGAAACCGATGAGAAGATTGTATCGAAGAAAATCAAGACCATGCGAGAATCCCTCTTAGAAACATCTGAGGAAAAAGACGCGACGATCATCACCGAGCTTGAAATTGACACTGAAACGACGGAAACTACTGAAATAAAGAAGGCTAAGAAATCGAAAAAGTCGAAAGCTGAAAAAGCTGAGATGGGAGATGAACAACCTTGCAAGGAAAATGGGGACGAAAGTGGTAGGGAAGTGAAGGAGGAGGTAACCGATGAAGAGCCCgaaaaaaggaaatccaaaaagaagaataaaaaagCGAAGAAAGAGATCAAGGAAGAGACCATCAAAACCGTAATGGaggaagaagatcaagaaccTGGAACTCTTGCCTCAAAAAAGAAGTCTAAGAAGTCTAAGAACAAAGAGAAGTTACCAAATGACGAGAACGAAGAGATCGTGTTGGATAATCCTGCAGAAATAAAGTGCGAGatagtaaaagaagaagaagaacaacaacaacaacacgcACAACAAGCACAAGCAGACGGAACATTAGTTTcgacaaaaaagaaatccaaaaagaaagaaaagcaattcGAAAAAGTCGAAATAAAGACTGAGGAAAAGCACTCTGAAACACTCCcgaagaaaaaatccaaacAGTCGAAGGAGAACCTGGCGGATCCTTCAAATGAGCATGACATCGTTATTTTGGAACCCTCTGGAGTCGAAACCTCCAAAAAGATCAGCAGCAAGAAGCGGAAAAAGGATGATAAAAAGAAGGATGAATCGCCTGCTAGTAAGAAAAGCAAGGCCAATGAAGAGGAACCGCAGATCGTTTTCGAGCAAGTAGATGTCACCAGCGAGTCCAATACCATCCATAAACCTCCTTTGATTAAAAAGGAACCAATACCTTCCCCCGCTGTGAATATTACCTCCAACAAAAAACTAAAGTCTGCTTTGAGTAATCCGGACATTGACGAAATATTCAAGCAGAGTGTAACGGAAGGGTTCAAGGGCTCGAATCTGACCCGAGTACGTGGTTATGCTTTGGCCATAGCCACTAAAGCCAAGAAAAcgtccaagaagaaaaagaagacggCGTGACGAGTACTTTGTGTGACACTTTATGGAGCCGTCTAAACGCAATAAGCAATACacggatatttttgaagaataTTTATTCAAGGTGCTTTTATTCCTCTTCGAAATCCCTTAAACCCTACTCACAACAatggtttttggttttttttttgttttgatattcTGACAATTAAAAATAGAAACTAGACAGATGGCTTAAGGAGTTTGAGATGGGGGTTGTACAAGGGCTTATTGGGGACTGTTTTCAAATCTATTTGAAGGATGAAAGATCTAGTTGGCATTCATATGAAGAGAAGTTATCTCTCATTCTTTTGCACCCGCACACAATTTGGTTCAATATTAATAATGTTATATGTAATCCACAGATAACATCCAACACGAGATAGGCAAAGTTGGGCGGGGGGGGGGATGTGTTGATACTGATAATGCAGTTCTGACAGGGATTGAAATCGGATACAATATTCTCTCGTAAGCTCAGTTACACTAGACAATTATACGAACACACA
This DNA window, taken from Tigriopus californicus strain San Diego chromosome 9, Tcal_SD_v2.1, whole genome shotgun sequence, encodes the following:
- the LOC131886777 gene encoding zinc finger RNA-binding protein-like; the protein is MAANNFFGYPAPPHATPTYSAPPNPAAAGYAPGPPVAVASAPPTGVPPSGPNPAAVAYNAASVAPTYRAAPAAVVAYSAYQPPHQSTVSYAAAPVASVAAPPTVTASYPVPATYGQYPPPPGPGQPVYDPSKQAAPTYNHPYPSNVGVTVSYSVSDPHYQARPVYSNNSTVNVVARPAVINAPRPSYTTYAQSSSTSSYTYGAAPAPMAGPPTGPPNQPKANIYLTGQPNPPAMGLAALPPGVQPPPPVAKVGPPHWIRAQVPPGPLPGPHPPRILAPAGLTHQRAYKPRVAPKPQQLHYCEVCKISCAGPQTYKEHLEGQKHKKKEAALKTGSHGPSTRSGSALRCELCDVTCTGSDAYAAHIRGSKHQKVVKLHTKLGKPIPSVDPVLVTKSSETESVPANTPPVAVVNTSSNAGPAKTVHLAAATAPKPVPVPKITFVGAHQAKTEPEISKSGHSSVLQNEVTIPRLPDEKDIQPVGHDYIEEIKSDDGKITSFNCKLCDCKFNDPNAKEMHMKGRRHRLQYKKKVNPDLVVDIKPSLRQRKIAEERAKRCQAREEFWKRREEEFKMLEEEERAFWEERRRFEEENGGLHDWHRGRFPGPRGSGPMPPRFGPHMFGFPPMMRRPDTIEDRHVNAKHSQIYPNDPDLELIRSLVNQTEKALKMVSDELAVAEGQADSKTGKVEKPDPNAGRDLKGVMRVGILAKGLILNGDHQVRIVVLCGKKPTSSLLDKVVNLLPGQMAKLSTDVEYTLEKLMEKAGFTLTTKKDMETTKKKAILEVTLTSPLIRDEASPSSGPDPEDLLDLDVCKEALAALRHAKWFQARAAQLHSAVTLIRVLRHLFSKVPAWQPINLFTLELLVEKCLASVGGPLSPGDGFRRVFEALASGILYSDSPGFLDPCEREPRDTAANLTPQQREDIASSAQHALRLIAFRQVHKVLCMEALPPPKSGARRFTRKRRLDESSTSEMLGDEESGEKKDKKETGASSALGRAEETAAQGKVGDTSVDGGGEGSSKEAKAEDGTQTEYETKFGQKLMEKMGWEKGRGLGASEQGNVDIITLKHKDDSKGIGFKGHDDTWIAHQDGFSSVLAALNAAHGPEDEAEVDIEIKENSTEEKKSLETTSKSRKRRVHYHKFTRGKDLSRYSTTDLECILGSQAVDLKRKKAAEASDEEDEEESSMTPMIGFQQNGSDQEKTEDVTQKEHGLVTIKRGSMNAYFAEKMAALKAKRNGSHMETETYEKVETDETDEKIVSKKIKTMRESLLETSEEKDATIITELEIDTETTETTEIKKAKKSKKSKAEKAEMGDEQPCKENGDESGREVKEEVTDEEPEKRKSKKKNKKAKKEIKEETIKTVMEEEDQEPGTLASKKKSKKSKNKEKLPNDENEEIVLDNPAEIKCEIVKEEEEQQQQHAQQAQADGTLVSTKKKSKKKEKQFEKVEIKTEEKHSETLPKKKSKQSKENLADPSNEHDIVILEPSGVETSKKISSKKRKKDDKKKDESPASKKSKANEEEPQIVFEQVDVTSESNTIHKPPLIKKEPIPSPAVNITSNKKLKSALSNPDIDEIFKQSVTEGFKGSNLTRVRGYALAIATKAKKTSKKKKKTA